In Streptococcus mitis, the DNA window GAAGAAATCGTCTTGCTGGGAAGAACTCCCCACCTCTCTTTTTTACAGAAGGAAAGGGAAAGGGATTTTACTCTCGTTCAAGATGCCCTCGTTAAGGTGGATATGCTCGAGAAGAAAACTCGTCTCTATTCTTCTCTGTCAGGGGGAGAGAAACAGCGAGTCTTACTAGCCCGCGCCTTGGTGCAAGAACCGACTCTCTTGCTCCTGGACGAACCAACCAATCACCTGGATATCAGGTATCAGCTAGACTTGTTGGCCATTGTGAAGGAGCTCAAGGTCAATGTTCTAGCTATCCTGCATGATATTCAACTTGCTTGTCGCTATTCGGATTATCTCTATCTGATGAAAGAGGGGGAAATCCTTTACCAAGGGACTCCAAAGGAGACCATCACCCCTGAGTCATTGCAAACTGTATACGGAGTTCAAAGTCAGGTGACTTGGACCGAGGATCAGCAAGCTATGATTCACTATTTATAAGAATGAAAAGGAAAACAAGATGAAAAAAACACTAAGCATTTTACTGGTAACAGTAGCTACCCTAACCATGGCAGCTTGTGGCAATACTACTACAGAAAAAGCTACCACACAGTCTAGCACAGAAACAAGTCAAAAGGCGAGCGCAGAGACGACTTATCCACTAACGGTTAAGACCTATGATGCTAAAGGAAATGAAGTCGAACAAGTCTTTGACAAGGCACCTGAAAAAGTTATCACCAACAATCTTTCAACAACTGAAATCTTATTGGAGTTGGGGTTGAAGGATAAAATTGTTGGCATGCTCAATCCAGACAATGCTGTGACGGACAAATACAAGGACGCGATTGCGACTATTCCTCAAATTGGGGATAAAAAAACAGTCTCACAAGAGACAGTCCTTTCTTATGAGCCGGACGCTGTGATGGGTCGAAACATGATGTTTTCTGAAAAATCCTTGGGGACAGTTAGCACTTGGAATGAAAACAAAATCCCAGTTTATACGCAAAAAGCTTCTCTCTCAACGATTCAGCAAGATTTAGGAAATATTGTAGAAGATGTTAAAAATCTTGGAATGATTTTTAATGTTCAGGACAAGGCTAATGAATACGCAGCTCAATTACAAACTAAAATTGACGCTGTTAAGAAAGTAAACCCAGCAAGCCAAGGTGAAAAGAAAAAGGCTTTGATTATGGTTGCGTATAATGATGAAACCTTCGGTGCCTACAAGTCTGCTTTGCAAGAAAGTTTGCTGAACCAACTTGGTTATACAAACGTTGCTACGGGGACATCAGGCTTGACCTTGGAAAATCTCGTGTCAATGGATCCTGAATTGATTATCTATGTAACCAGCGATCGCAATAAAAAATTGGATGAAAAAGCAGTAGAGTTGATGAAGGCAAATGCTGTTTTGGAAAGCGTTCCTGCTATTAAGAATCAAAAAATCATGACCATCTCTTACGATGAATTGATGGACTATGGTCCAGCAGTGATTGATTCTCTTGAGAAAATCAATGACTTTATCAATAAATAATGAGTTTGATTGGGAAGGAATTCAAGTCAAAATCAGCCTTCCCTCTAACTACGACCCCAATCAAACCTATCCGGCTATTTTATTGAATGATGGAAACTTGGATTTCCTATCGTCCCTTTCCGAATCTATGATTTTAGTGGGCTTGATTTCTAAAAATCGCTTAGACGACTACACTCCCTGGAAGGCATCAGCTCTGAGAGATGGAGCTCCAGATTTTGGCGGTCAGGCCAAGGTCTATCATGATCATTTATTTGGAGGTCTTTTAGACAAGTTGCAGTCGCTTTATCGACTGGATGAGGCACGCCTTGCTTATGGAGGCTACTCACTCGGTGGTTTGGCGGCAGTCTACAGTCTTTTCAGCTTTGACAAGGTTTCCTGTGTCTTTTCGATCTGCGGTTCCTTTTGGTATCCTGGTTTTGTGACTTACTGCAAGACAGAGACAGTGAAAAATTTGGACTGTTTGCTGTATTTACAGAACGGTCAAACAGAAGGAGCACACCATACTAATCGCTTGGCTCAAGCACCAGTCTATGCTGAGCAGATCCATACCAGTCTTCAGAAATGTTATCCGAACGGTCAATTTGTCTTTGATCCTTATGGACACCATGAACAAGTAGCTGAACGATTCCTAGCTTTTTCCAGCTGGTTGGCCCAAAAATGGAAAATCGAATAAAAGATTTATCCCTTGGCTTTTGCCAAGGGATTGTTGTATTTATTTAACCAAGGTTTTCTCTCTTTTTATCTGGATTCCATACGAAGCTTGCGATAAAGCTAAAGATGATAGTTAGGATAGCGAGGATAATGGCAATGATGAGAGCAGGGATGCGGATAAACCACCAGAGTGGGTTTGGTTTTTTATCATTATGCCATTGTTTGGTTTCTTGGTCCAGACGTTGGAATTCTGTTTGGATACGATTGGCGACTGTTTCAATACCTTCATCATTCATTTTCTTGATATCTGAGATATCGATTGGATTTCCAAAGTTCATATCGACACGCTCACGACTAACCAAGCCTTTCAAGGTCATAGGACCTGTGTAGGTAACCGGCATGATACGCACCTTGGCCATCTTGGCAATTAGAGCAACTCCACCTTTGACATCGTTTGAGTGACGGCTCCCGCTTGGAAACATGATGAGAGAGCGATCACTTTTTTTAAGAACATTGATAGGATATTTGATGGCAGAAGCACTAGGATTTTCACGGTCAATAGGAAAGGCACCACACATACGAATCCACCAACCAAAGATACGGTTGGTAAAGAGTTCTTTTTTGGCCATAAAGATAAATTGTTTTGGTTTGGTCGCAAAGGCCATATAAACAGGATCCCACCAGGTACGGTGAGGGGCAACCAGAATATAATTTTCATCTTGATTAGGAATTTTATCGGTATTATGATAGTGGGCATTGCCATTGATGGACCATAGGAGCAAGACAACCAATCCACGTAAATAAGTATAAAACATGCGATCTCCTTCGATTCTTTTCTTGTTATTATTATACCTTATCAAAGGAGGGCTGGCAAACTTTTCCCTTGACCAGGTCCATATTTGGGATGAGATTAGAATTCTTTTAGAAAAAATGATATGATAGAATTTATGGATAAAAATAAGATTATGGGATTAACCCAAAAAGAAGTCAAGGAAAGACAGGCTAAGGGCT includes these proteins:
- a CDS encoding alpha/beta hydrolase-fold protein: MTLSINNEFDWEGIQVKISLPSNYDPNQTYPAILLNDGNLDFLSSLSESMILVGLISKNRLDDYTPWKASALRDGAPDFGGQAKVYHDHLFGGLLDKLQSLYRLDEARLAYGGYSLGGLAAVYSLFSFDKVSCVFSICGSFWYPGFVTYCKTETVKNLDCLLYLQNGQTEGAHHTNRLAQAPVYAEQIHTSLQKCYPNGQFVFDPYGHHEQVAERFLAFSSWLAQKWKIE
- a CDS encoding ABC transporter ATP-binding protein is translated as MDLICQDIHFGLGEKKILKGVSLKVEGNQFHTILGPNGSGKTSLLKLLYRQEKADKGLISLDGKPLEQWTLKETAKQMAVVTQFNQLQFDCTVEEIVLLGRTPHLSFLQKERERDFTLVQDALVKVDMLEKKTRLYSSLSGGEKQRVLLARALVQEPTLLLLDEPTNHLDIRYQLDLLAIVKELKVNVLAILHDIQLACRYSDYLYLMKEGEILYQGTPKETITPESLQTVYGVQSQVTWTEDQQAMIHYL
- a CDS encoding ABC transporter substrate-binding protein, translated to MKKTLSILLVTVATLTMAACGNTTTEKATTQSSTETSQKASAETTYPLTVKTYDAKGNEVEQVFDKAPEKVITNNLSTTEILLELGLKDKIVGMLNPDNAVTDKYKDAIATIPQIGDKKTVSQETVLSYEPDAVMGRNMMFSEKSLGTVSTWNENKIPVYTQKASLSTIQQDLGNIVEDVKNLGMIFNVQDKANEYAAQLQTKIDAVKKVNPASQGEKKKALIMVAYNDETFGAYKSALQESLLNQLGYTNVATGTSGLTLENLVSMDPELIIYVTSDRNKKLDEKAVELMKANAVLESVPAIKNQKIMTISYDELMDYGPAVIDSLEKINDFINK
- a CDS encoding lysophospholipid acyltransferase family protein; amino-acid sequence: MFYTYLRGLVVLLLWSINGNAHYHNTDKIPNQDENYILVAPHRTWWDPVYMAFATKPKQFIFMAKKELFTNRIFGWWIRMCGAFPIDRENPSASAIKYPINVLKKSDRSLIMFPSGSRHSNDVKGGVALIAKMAKVRIMPVTYTGPMTLKGLVSRERVDMNFGNPIDISDIKKMNDEGIETVANRIQTEFQRLDQETKQWHNDKKPNPLWWFIRIPALIIAIILAILTIIFSFIASFVWNPDKKRENLG